Proteins encoded by one window of Rutidosis leptorrhynchoides isolate AG116_Rl617_1_P2 chromosome 7, CSIRO_AGI_Rlap_v1, whole genome shotgun sequence:
- the LOC139858404 gene encoding lysophospholipid acyltransferase 1-like yields the protein MNMEEMASLIGVTIPVFRFLRCFIATIPISLFHRFVPGGPTVRHVYATLTGALLSYLSFGVSSNMHFLVLIILSYASMALYRKCCGLVAFVLAMGYLVGTHVYYMSGDKWKEGDIDAGGSMMVITLKVISCAINYNDGLLKEEGLRESQKKNRLIKLPSFLEFMGYCLCCGSHFAGPVFEMKDYLDWTERKGIWTKSEKPSPSPLGPAIRAIFQAAMCMWVYLTLEPQYPLSRITDNIYKQWGFMDKLIFQYMCSFATRWKYYFIWSVSEASMILLGLGFSGWSNSSPVEPQWGRAKNVDILGVEFVKSAAEIPLVWNIHVSRWLRYYVYDRLVKKGRKPGFFQLLVTQTISAVWHGVYPGYIIFFVQSALMISGSKVIYKWQQFVPSNKRTLKKMIMLSNFAYTVLVLNYSSVGFIVLDLNETITAYGSVYYIGTIIPVAIVLLGNIIRPRPVTTRVRKNK from the exons ATGAATATGGAAGAAATGGCATCTTTGATAGGAGTAACAATTCCCGTATTCCGATTTCTTCGATGTTTTATTGCTACCATCCCTATCAGCTTATTTCATCGTTTTGTCCCTGGTGGGCCCACCGTGAGACACGTCTACGCTACGTTAACAGGAGCCTTACTCTCATACCTTTCGTTCGGGGTTTCTTCCAATATGCACTTCCTTGTATTGATCATATTAAGTTACGCATCCATGGCCTTGTATAGAAAATGTTGTGGTCTCGTTGCGTTCGTTTTAGCAATGGGTTACCTCGTTGGAAC CCATGTTTACTACATGAGTGGGGATAAATGGAAGGAAGGAGATATCGATGCTGGAG GATccatgatggtgataacgttaaaAGTGATTTCTTGTGCTATAAACTATAACGATGGGTTGTTAAAAGAGGAAGGTCTACGCGAATCCCAGAAGAAAAATCGGTTAATTAAGTTACCATCTTTCTTAGAGTTTATGGGATATTGCCTTTGTTGTGGAAGTCACTTTGCCGGTCCTGTTTTCGAAATGAAGGATTATTTAGATTGGACTGAACGAAAGGGG ATTTGGACGAAGTCCGAGAAACCTTCACCGTCACCATTGGGGCCCGCTATTAGAGCTATTTTTCAAGCTGCTATGTGTATGTGGGTGTACTTAACCCTAGAACCTCAATATCCACTATCAAGAATCACTGACAATATTTACAAACAATGGGGATTTATGGATAAGCTGATATTCCAGTACATGTGTAGCTTTGCGACCCGTTGGAAATATTATTTTATATGGTCAGTTTCAGAAGCTTCTATGATTCTTTTGGGCTTAGGATTTAGTGGATGGAGTAATTCTTCTCCTGTTGAACCTCAATGGGGACGGGCCAAAAATGTCGATATTTTGGGCGTTGAGTTTGTCAAAAGTGCTGCAGAGATACCATTAGTGTGGAATATACACGTCAGCAGATGGCTTCGTTATT ATGTTTACGACAGACTTGTTAAAAAGGGAAGAAAACCTGGTTTCTTCCAATTGCTTGTGACGCAGACTATTAGTGCTGTCTGGCAT GGTGTATATCCAGGGTACATCATATTCTTTGTTCAATCTGCTTTGATGATTTCGGGTTCAAAAG TCATTTACAAATGGCAACAATTCGTTCCAAGTAATAAACGTACACTCAAGAAGATGATTATGCTTTCAAATTTTGCGTACACAGTTCTTGTCCTAAACTACTCTTCTGTTGGTTTCATA GTACTTGACTTGAACGAAACGATTACTGCATATGGGAGTGTGTACTACATCGGAACCATTATTCCTGTAGCTATTGTTCTTCTTGGTAACATTATTAGACCAAGGCCGGTCACAACTAGAGTTCGAAAAAATAAGTAA